In Prevotella sp. oral taxon 475, one DNA window encodes the following:
- the msrB gene encoding peptide-methionine (R)-S-oxide reductase MsrB, which produces MNQTTHQQAEIYLAGGCFWGTEHFLKQINGVLNTQTGYANGNGKNPSYEQVCSHRTGFAEAVQVVYQPDVLPLSMLLQLYFLSIDPTTLNQQGNDIGTQYRTGVYYSDPADGPLIQAELSKLSKKLHRRLMVEVLPLKNFYAAEEYHQDYLEKNPGGYCHLPKALFELARKANKPEEKPRAYVRPTDAELRSRLTPIQYEVTQRAATEQPFNNEYDHEFREGIYVDVTTGEPLFLSTDKFDSGCGWPAFSKPIDNHLLQKTEDHSHGMTRTEVRSTKGHAHLGHVFNDGPKESGGLRYCINSASLRFIPKADMEKEGYGAYLKLL; this is translated from the coding sequence ATGAATCAAACAACTCATCAACAGGCGGAGATCTATCTCGCCGGAGGATGCTTTTGGGGCACGGAACATTTCCTCAAACAAATCAACGGAGTGCTCAACACCCAAACGGGCTATGCCAATGGTAATGGCAAAAACCCGTCTTACGAGCAGGTGTGCTCTCATCGCACGGGCTTTGCAGAGGCTGTGCAGGTGGTGTATCAGCCGGATGTGCTGCCGCTCTCGATGCTCTTGCAACTCTACTTCCTCTCGATCGACCCGACCACACTCAACCAACAGGGCAACGACATCGGAACGCAATATCGCACAGGTGTCTATTATTCCGACCCTGCCGACGGGCCGCTCATTCAAGCCGAGCTCTCTAAGCTGAGCAAAAAGCTCCATCGACGCCTCATGGTCGAGGTGTTGCCGCTAAAGAATTTTTATGCGGCGGAGGAATATCATCAGGATTATTTAGAGAAAAATCCTGGAGGCTATTGTCATCTTCCCAAAGCTCTTTTCGAGTTGGCGCGCAAAGCGAACAAGCCGGAAGAGAAGCCCAGGGCTTACGTTCGACCAACGGATGCGGAGCTAAGGTCTCGTCTCACGCCGATACAGTATGAGGTGACGCAGCGAGCGGCCACCGAACAACCGTTCAATAACGAATACGACCATGAGTTTCGCGAAGGTATTTACGTCGATGTGACCACGGGCGAACCGCTTTTCCTCTCTACCGACAAGTTCGACTCGGGTTGCGGATGGCCCGCTTTCTCCAAACCCATCGACAATCATTTGCTCCAGAAAACAGAAGACCACTCGCATGGAATGACTCGAACTGAGGTGCGCAGCACTAAAGGCCATGCTCATTTAGGACATGTCTTCAACGATGGACCTAAAGAAAGTGGCGGTCTGCGTTATTGCATCAACAGTGCTTCGCTGCGTTTTATCCCCAAA